ATCAAGTTACTTACCCTACCCTACGTAGCGTagccccaggttaaaaaaaaaaaaaaactaccaaaaaacaaaaaccttaagattgtgagctctctacgGGCACAGAAAATTGCCtatagtacctgtatgtaatatgtaaacaacTTTTGGtgtacacagaaaggcagtacatcaagaatCAAACCAACAATTACGAGTTTAGTATTCATTTGCTGTTCAGAACAAATTCTGGTTCCACAATCACAGTCTCCTAGGGACATTGATTACAGTGTTGATCTGTCTTTTATATCATGACAAAAAACACCTTCTGGGCTTCCTTTTCAGTTCAGCAAGGGAAAATGAAGCCTTGGGTTTATAGCTGAACTAATGACAATATACTTTCACTGGTAAGAGTGCTAAGATAAGTAGGTCAGTGACCAATAGTAATTCTGCCTTTTCTTTCTTGTGTGCTTGCTCCGTTTAGATTGGCAAGTTGCTACTCTTGTGTTAATCCTGGCTGGATCGACTATCACTCTCATAGCATtccttgtctctctcttctcATTCTGCCGGGGAGCGCACAGACAGTATTACCGGATCATTGCCATTCTCCTCTTTGCTGCAGGTATCGTTTCGTCAAAAGAGCCATTTTATTTACAGTGTTGTATATGCATTAGTGTGAAACCTTTAGATATATCCAGAATGTTACACAGAACTGCAGAGCACAATGCAAGATTGTACAAAATGAGAAACATGTACAACATGAACGAAGCACCACCCAGGGTAGTATGTTTTACAGACCCCAACCCCAAAGAGATTACATTGTTGCTAAAGGCAAGAATGGCAGCTGGTTACTTCTTGATTATAAACTATctcctggattttatatatagcacccaaatttggatgccgaTCGAAGATGCGTGTGGAAATTAATTGACTTACGAGCCAATTCATTgcaataaattgatgttaatAATCAGTTATTGTAGTTAATTGGCATGATTAAATATTTGCGTGCACATATTCCTGGGAGCTATTCTGTAACCCCAGGTACTTAAATTCCCTAGAATGAAACTCAAAAGGGGGGCATGACTGGGGGTGTGGGCAGGGGAGTTCCAAAAAATTGCGCACAGTTATAGACTAGTGCTATTCCCATGTCCAAATGCCAAGAGttggatgccagcatttacagcaggtttcagcaggcataaatactggtgcccacacatgggcatgggagtggattctaagcacaatcaagtcggagcaccctttatagaatagtgctctgtGCCGATTTTTCCTGGCACTCAAATTTGGACACCTTTTACTGAATCCGGTCCTAAGAGTGTGCAtgcagaaaatgtttattttatttaccaagtcatttttcagaaatgttcattttttatggttcaacggtttttattgatgacatgtcAAATCTACAAATTCAACTCTCCAAAGTTACATCACTGCTATATCAAACATCAGAAGAAAATATATCAATAGCGACAGTCATCActttttatccttatcatctcCTCCCCCTATTATGTTTCAGCTCCGTCCCCCCCTCCCAGAGGGGCATCACATCAGTCCACATAATCAAAATCAAAACAGTAACAGCCTTTGTCCCTATAGCACTACCTAATAAACTTATGTCTACCAATAATATGTTTAACATCAGTTGTCATCCCTCCTCTATTCAGCATATATCACTTTGCCCCCATCATAAATGTTCACTTTTTAATTCTGTTGTCGCAGGAACAATGTCATTAAGAATGCACACTCGTTGCTAACAATGTGCACATTTTAATAGAGTGTGAACTACTGACAGCACATGAAAAAACATGTGATTTGTGGGGGGTCTTTTGCTCGCTTTCATTTGCCAGTGATATAAAATGACATAGGATACTTGGTTGAACGTTCCtatatttcaaacaaatgcacaaccCTATTGTAAAAACCCACTGGCAATCCACAGCAAACAGGACAAACTAGCTAAATGTCCAGCACAGTTCAAAACAACTTCTTATAGTATTGTTTTTCCTGCTTCATAGCTGAATGTGGAAACATAATTTAAATCATAACTGCATCCCATTGCAGCAAGGAAGAGTTGATAGGAGTCCCTGTGAATATACTATTAATCCTTTTTGGCAAACGTATAGCTAATATGTTTCCCTTGTTATTGAGGGGCAGAAGAAGTACgtgcatttttcttttaatttgtgaAGTATATGATGTGCATTATAGACACGCTTAGGACctggtttactaaggtgcgcttgctaaaaattagcgcactctaacagtgtagatgcccataggaatattatggcctCAGCGTCAATTATATCCTCATTATAACTATTATAGGATCATCAGATTAACGTACCAACCTCTAAAATGGTTGGTATGTTAATCTGATGATCCTATAATAAGCGCCTCTGAGTGTTTAGTTATAATGAGGATATAATTGAAGCTGAGTATATTGGAAGCAATTGATTATACACTCCCTTCACATCTTTAATTAGATGTATGCCTATATATTACtgtcataggaatattatgggcatctacatggtaagcgtgtgctaatgcttagcgtgttctaaaaatgctaatgtacctctagcgcagcttagtaaacagggcccttaatttcaaGTTTCACATGAATTAAaatttactatcaggctcattttcgaaagagaaggacgcccatctttcgacacaaattggaagatgagcgtccttctcacagggtcgcccaaatccgaaagccgattttgggcgtccccaactgcattccatcgtggggatgaccaaagttcacgggggcgtgttagaggtgtagcaaaggcgggacttgggcatgcctaacacatgggcgtccttgacccataatggaaaaaaaaggctgtctctgacgagcacttggacgactttacctggttctgtttttcttacgaccaagccacaaaaaggtgcccgaactgaccagacgaccaccagagagaattggggatcacttccccttactccaccagtggtcactaaccccctcccaccctcaaaaaatatctttcaaaatattttttgccagcctctttgccatcCTATTatctcatactcaggtccatcacagcagtatgtaggtccctggagcagttttagtgggtgctgtgcacttcaggcagacggacccaggtccatccccccccccccccacctgttacacttgtggtggtaaatgtgagccatccaaaacccaccacaaacccactgtacccacatctaggtgccccccttcacccaaaagggctatggtagtggtgtacagttgtgggtagtgggtttggggggctcaacacacaaagtaagggagctatgtacctgggagcaatttctgaagtccactgcagtgccccctagggtgcctggttggtgtcctggcatgtgagggggatcagtgcactatgaaagctggctcctcccacgaccaaagggcttgcatttggtcgtttctgagatggacatccttggtttccattatcgccgaaaatcagaaatgaccaaggctagggacgaccatctctaagaacgacctaaatgtcaagatttgggcgtccccgaccatattatcgaaacaaagatggacgtccatcttgtttcgataataacgggtttccccgcccctccatcaggacattttgcaagggcgtcctcagcaaaacttgggtgtccctttcgattttatgcccctccacatcacccaTTAGTAGCCCTTCTGTGCAGCTTATCGTTATTATCAGAAGatagaaaatgaaaacaatttataatttgataggacagacaTCATCAAAAAAGGCCTTGCTTCTTACATACATAAAACATAGAACCAAACAAAAAATAAGATGcttaggggggaattcatcaagcagtgttagggcCTTAAGTTGTGTTGATTGGGCCCTAATGCTGCCTGACCTAAAATACTGTGGCAATAAATAAATTGCCACTGGGAtaggtagtaatgagatgcaaagtatGCAAATACATgccttgcatctcattactatgcaaatgccCCAACATGACTTGTGGTGATACACTGCAAGTCGCGTTAGGGTAAAAAAAGCACGATAAAATATCTCCAGCTGTTtgatggggttattttaccatccaggagcatcaggccacaaagCTGCGACCTGATGCTTCTGGGCTGACAGGGCTGGGTCCACCCTGATCAAGCCTTCTCTTCCCGAGCAAGGCCCCCCATATCCCATACTCCACAGGAGCTacctgtcacagctgtgacaggtAGCCTCTGTGGGGGATGGGGCAGGAAGGTCTTGCTCCTGTGGGGGAGGTGTTTTCAGGGGGTTGTTGGGGGTCCGGGGCGGGTCCAAGGGATCTTTGAGTTGCAGCAATGCTAAATCGTTCCTGTCCTATCCAGTGCTGCTCTCCAAATGGCGCAACTACCGCTAGGGGGGTTAGATTTCCATATAAGGAGATATCTCCTTATATGGAAATCTGACCCTTAGCGGTAGTCTCCATTTGGTGAATGGCGCTGGATAGGGCGGGAATGATTGAGCATCTAGATTGAGGATGAAGAACTAAATCTGATGGGTTACAGGTGGGATTAAGCAAGCAACGATTGATGTAAACTGAATGAAATTACAAGGAACAAAGCCTCTTAGGAGGCCACATGAAACTGCTAGTGGGATGTTGGACTGTTTAAGGCAACTGTTTTTGTTTTCAGGattacaatgagtatgcatgagatagatttgcatataaggcatcttatgcatattcattgtgatagtcctgaaaacatgactggctaggtgtgcctccaggagagggaggagaagagaactGTTATAGACACAGAGGCAGATaattcaataaaatatatcagtggttctcatctcagtccttggggcacactcagccagtcaggtgttcaggatatccacaaggaatatgcatgagatagatttgcatgcactgtctccttggtatgcaaatctatctcatgcatattcagtgtgaatatcctaaaaactCAGCTGGCtgtgtgtgccccaaggactaggctgagaaccactgaaacaggggcatagccagacaacagattttgggtgggcctaggcaagaattgggtgggcaccaagtgtttccccccccccccccccccccccaaaaaaaaaaaaaatctcagctggtgggaaaacggttctttccaccttggcagcaggaatgcattgaaaactgagcatgcacaggtgccggtgttgtggagagtagtgttttcattactacTAGGgggaattcttcagctggcggagcttgggattcccaccagttaccactaaacatgtgctactgttgggtgggcctgagccatacctgtggctaagccactgccaCTGAAATACCATTGTCTTTATTTGATGTTTTCTAGTGCACTGCAAATGTCTAAATGattatgttctctctctctcttttcctgtcCAGTGGTTTTgcaagtctgtgccctgattctTTATCCAATAAAATTCATCGACAGCAACATGCTGAAGACCTATCATGAGTTCAACTGGGGTTACGGTCTGGGCTGGGGGGCTGCCATCTTCATGCTGGGTGGAGCCATTCTCTTCTGTCTGCGCACAGATCTCTATGAGGACCCTTACTACTAGCCTGAAACCACCAACAGTGACTGTCGCTGCTTTTAGACTGAACAGAACTGAAGCCTGCTGGGTTcctggaagggtgggggaggggatttcTGAGCACCTGTTACAAGGAAGTGCAGAGTTCGCAGGCTCAACAAAGGAGAGGAATACAAAGACCTGAAATATGATACTCCCGAGGACAGGAATTATGCTCGTTGGCgtttatttttctctctttcatacAGCACGGTGTTTGCTAACCTGGTtgtaaatttcaaaacattaAGTTAAAGAAGATAGTctgcttttatttttaataattgttttatAATTTGCAATGTTGAGATTGTTGTAGAAGTTGGCCAGGGGTGAGGGTGGTgttggggctggggctggggagTTGCTGATTGATTGAAATCCGGATGCCCGCTTTTAAATTTGAAAAAGCATGTCGGCTTTTCTGAAAACGCTCTGTGCAGGGTGTATATACATTATTATGAGATTTACAAAAATAATTAACCAAAAGGGAATAAAGAGCTTCCTTTTGAAGCTGAGTGTGCTTCTTTCATAATTAAAGGATCCTTTTGTGAATTCTAAGCCTGTCCAATTtcaaagagccctgtttactaattgtTAGCATGCGGTAAAAATGTTGGTGTGCTCTACCTCCTCTTAGCAAGCACTGTTTAGTAAACATGACCCAAAATCAggtttcagggctgctgagaagtggggggggggggggggggggggggatttccctGGGCCCGGCTTCTAAGGGGGGCCCAGAGCCGGCAAGGCTTCCGGAGGCAAGTGACAGTTCTGAtccctcggtctgtctctcttctgctccttcaTGTTAGGACCCAGGAAAAAGGCTGTTTGAATACTGTATTTCTTAAATGCAGTAAGAAGAAATATGAGCACTGTTCCCAGCATGCATTTTTTAACCCACGTGATACGAGGGGGCAGGTCAAGGGAATGAAAATACACATgaagatttcattttgaaattactGCATGCAGTTTGTGCCTCCTTCGAAGCAGAGGGAAAGTGTATGGGTACAAAAGCACCCACATTTCACTGTCagtccatattttcaaaacaaaattccATGTGGACCTTCCCTCTGAAAATAAGCTTGCAGGCCCACAATGCAAAGTGGCTACAGCTCTGCAAATTCCCTGTTTTATTAATGCCTTCCTATCATCAAATCTTCCAAAGATATCTCTCCAAAATTGCATAGTTATCATCACTTCTATGTTGTCCACTTCCAGAATACACGGTTAGGTCCCATAAATTCAGTGTAATGTTAATCAAAGGGCCTGATAAAGTGGAATAAGTTTGCAGAGGGCACTGCCATAGCTTTAGGTGAAAGTAGATCCTGTCCTGGTTTTAACATAATGCATAAAGGGACTTGCAGTCTTGCTTTTGTTAGGGAATCCAATGGCGAAGTCAGAACcaaaagtccctgcatgcaatagggtaagcccaggactggatcaaccctgtcaggcaaatctggatctagttggtaaCCCTAGGTAGAAGGGAAGTCCCCCACATAAAGTCTTATGCCTCATATTGAGGCTGGTAGGAGATCAGCATGGACAACACTAACATACCATTAGTAGTGTTTCCAGGCCTCCTCGCCTCTCCTCCTTCAGCTGAATTACTTGATCTGACCTTGCAGAAGTGCTTAAGCCCATCATCTCCTGCTGTCAAGGAGCCAAGTCTTATGTAAGAGctgtgaaatgaaatgaaatgagtcTTTTAATACTATATTCTTAGTATGCAGGGGAAGAAAAACAGTTCTCTACCACCACCCAATCATTATTATCTTGGGTTATCATAAAATAATGAAGGGTAACAGCTAAATATTGTTGTTATTTCTAACCCATTTGAAGCATAGTAtaaaatatagggccctgtttactaagctgcgctgtaggcgtgcaaacattttagcgcgcactaaaaattagcacacgctaatgctagagacacccataggaatatgagtgtctctattttagcgtgcgctaaaaagttagcgcgcctacagtgcggcttagtaaacagggcccatagtgagAAAAGGCAGATAAGAAGTATTTTACTCACATGTTAGGgataattattttaatttttatttagttgcattttcAAAGTATACAAGtgttttataaaaatgttttcgTGCACAAAAATGAATAATAAGATGGTGCCCAGGGAAGTAGGCGCAACTGAGTATTGCTCCTGCTTCCAACTAAAAGTATCATGATCTGAGAGGGGGGTGCGGTTACCACTAGATCACCAAGCCTAAGTTACTGGGGGACTGGGTTGGGCTTGGCTTTGCAATGGCCTAGCTGGTGGTCTGCTGGGCTGGGCCTGGCTTAATTGGGTGGGGctcccactggaccatcaggctATTTGtgaagagggcaggagggagccacaggaccaccagggattttgttaaggtttggggggagggggggccgaTGCTCAGGGAGCACAGAACCATTAGACTACCagggttttttgggggagggagggaagccccTTGAGGGCAAGGTGAttgggttggagggaaggaaggggtgtCACTAGACTCCTgttctctcaaccaacccttctaacgCTGCCCTGGACCTGGTGTAAATTTTCAAGCTCTAAACACGCCTGAGAAACGTTTCTCTTTCAGAAATTGCTGTAGAGTACCTAATGAACGCATTTAAATGCAGTCTGCACGGAAACCATTAGAGCACTTGATGCACAATAACACCTGATGCTAACCCACTTTTGGcgttagctttgagcattagctCCCATGAGACTGGCAACTTGGGTTGTGGGTTACCGATGACTGAAGCAATGCTACCATCTTCTGACCATGCATGAAAAAGCTTCAATGTTATACTAACCTTTATGTCCAGGGTGCAAACAAAACAGATTTTTTGTCACTGAAGTATTGAACAAGAATATAAACTTAACTCAGCTGTGGAAAGTTTTTCATGAAAATTTCAATGGCTACCTTGAGATCATAGGGTGATAGTGTCCAAAGATCTCAAGATGGCAACACAATGTGAGGGGGTAGCCTAATgatgacaaccagggaagccagttCAAATACTGCAGGTGTTCCTTGcaatcatgggcaagtcacttaaccctccaatgcttcTGGTACAAACTTGAGATTGTGAgcctgcagggacagggaaatatgtacgaatgtaactccccttgagaaacaactgaaaaaaaggtgtAAGTTAAATCTAAAtagaagtggttcagagaaaggcaacaaaatttacactcaagtccatccctatccagtcacgatcagggcgtagaccgtagaagtctacccagcaccggtttcgcttcccaattaccagcatcaccacccaatctctgctaagattccatggatctattccttctaaacaggattcctttttgtttatcccattaccgttttcatctccactacctcccgcgggagggcattccacatatccaccaccctctccatgaaaaaatacttgagTGCACTTGAGTGGTAACATGGACATAGTGAAAAAGGTGAAATATAGAGCAGACTTTTGAATAGAATGAAGTGGCAAGAGATAGTTCAGTTacttccctccttttctctcattgttttcttttcttatattttcttcTTTCTATCCTCGtctactttattatttttttcttctgacTTTCGGTAGCACTGTACAATATATCACCACCATGGCTGGTTGCTCCACTAGGTAGACTAGATGGCTGCCTACGGTGGCACGGGGGCGCTCTACAAGGTCTTCTCATCTGCAGCATCTAAAATGGTGGATGTTCCTGCCAAAATTGGGTCCTGACAACAAAAGAAGTGCAGTGGGCCTCAAGATGTCATATTCTACTGGagtataacctttttttttttttttttttttacatatgacATTATTTGCTCCACATGGGCAGTTTCAAATTATTAGAAGCATTTGAAGACTACCTGCCTGATATTCATAACGATTTAgccagctgctgaccagttaaatcaattGGCTGGGctagccactaatattcagcagcacttactcagctaaatgccgctgaatatctcgGTTAGTGCTGAACACAAAgcccagaagtgtagccaggttgagggcataGGGGGAGTAGACAGTGGACTGCCAACAGTGCTGGTGTgtattttaaatgtgacagatcgCTTGAAAAATAGGTGCTTGCGCCATCGttagtccatttgggggagcagtcgctcccctggcGACCCCCCCCCAGCTGTGCCTCTGTCAAAGCTGGTTATGTTGggggcattttgggggtggagtcagTGCTTGGCCGCTTAAGTGATGATATTCACATAAAtaccacataaatgggaccacataaaagtctgtcctatttttatgaggTAACCCATGGCCACTTAAATGATgagggggcgggaccagagcttgagaaaccgaagggaaggccgaaggcgcgccgagcgaagaacacgcgcttctttgctgccggcgctgcacgctgctttaaccccgaggaacggtaggcttttaaaatttcacaggaggaggggggttcctggtgctgggagggagggaggacgggcgggcggcctgatactTGTTGGGTTGGAGAGGGCGGGAGGCGGCGAActatttggagggagggagcgtgggcggaccagcgacagGCACGCGTGCcaaaggagagggctctgcgtgccctctctggcacgcgtgccataggttcgccaccaCTGGCCTAAGGCATGTGAATATGTGTACGTATTAGCTTGCCAACACCTGATCAAATAAAGACTCAATTTAACTTTAAATAATTTCAATGATTGCAAATTGAATTTACAATGGCAATACAGGTTCAATAACATTTTTTTCTTGACTGCAATTCAAACTTACAATACACGATGGTGGGGTTTATTATCACATAACCTATGTATTGCAGCAAATAAAGAGTCTTTTAATGAACACAAATTATTGTAGAATGTAAATGCAGTATATATTCACTTAATGAAAAAGTCTGTAATTCGTGACCGAGTCCTCAAAGCATATGATTGACACTTAGCAAATTGAAGAATGCTTTTCAGCTGCATAACTTTGACAGGTTCTAATTCAATCCattttactattactactactactacaaatcatttctatagtgct
The genomic region above belongs to Microcaecilia unicolor chromosome 7, aMicUni1.1, whole genome shotgun sequence and contains:
- the LOC115474109 gene encoding transmembrane protein 47-like produces the protein MSTDQVSVFRPFKLIALFCVFIALALDVVAVLSPAWVTSDLYSLSLWETCTQVRDVWHCLSTLRTDWQVATLVLILAGSTITLIAFLVSLFSFCRGAHRQYYRIIAILLFAAVVLQVCALILYPIKFIDSNMLKTYHEFNWGYGLGWGAAIFMLGGAILFCLRTDLYEDPYY